A stretch of the Coprobacillus cateniformis genome encodes the following:
- a CDS encoding sulfite exporter TauE/SafE family protein, protein MFAYFIYIIAGMGAGIGTGLAGLSAAAVISPMLITFLGFDPYEAVGISLASDVLASAISAYTYGKNKNLDIKNGLVMLASVLVFTLIGSYIASLVPGGTMGSFSVFMTLLLGIKFIVRPVMTTKEAQAEKTQKEKNIQSLICGCFIGFICGFIGAGGGMMLLLILTSVLQYELKTAVGTSVFIMSFTAFTGACSHFAIGGMPNIEALIVCVVATLVGARIAALFANKAEPKRLNQATGVVLTVLGLAMVITNYM, encoded by the coding sequence ATGTTTGCATATTTTATTTATATTATTGCAGGAATGGGAGCGGGAATTGGAACGGGATTAGCAGGTCTATCAGCTGCGGCTGTTATTTCACCCATGCTTATTACTTTTTTGGGATTTGATCCTTATGAAGCAGTGGGAATTTCTTTAGCCTCTGATGTTTTGGCATCGGCTATTTCGGCTTATACATATGGAAAAAATAAAAACTTAGATATTAAAAATGGATTGGTTATGTTAGCGAGTGTTTTGGTCTTTACACTGATTGGGAGTTATATTGCTTCATTGGTTCCAGGTGGAACAATGGGTAGTTTTTCGGTTTTTATGACATTATTATTAGGAATTAAATTTATTGTTCGACCAGTCATGACAACAAAGGAAGCACAAGCGGAGAAGACACAAAAAGAGAAAAATATTCAATCATTAATATGTGGCTGTTTCATTGGATTTATTTGTGGGTTTATTGGTGCTGGTGGAGGAATGATGTTATTGTTGATATTAACATCTGTTCTTCAATATGAATTAAAGACAGCAGTAGGAACGAGCGTCTTTATTATGTCATTTACGGCATTTACTGGAGCATGTTCACATTTTGCAATTGGTGGTATGCCAAATATAGAAGCCTTGATTGTTTGTGTAGTTGCAACTTTAGTAGGTGCAAGAATAGCAGCTTTATTTGCTAATAAAGCAGAGCCAAAGAGGTTGAATCAAGCAACAGGAGTTGTTT